The Natator depressus isolate rNatDep1 chromosome 8, rNatDep2.hap1, whole genome shotgun sequence genome window below encodes:
- the COA7 gene encoding cytochrome c oxidase assembly factor 7 → MAGLVNLEDEEEVKGYLENLGIEYSYQCYKEGDPDGCHRLADYLEGVKKDFEAAAKVLKENCEKNQNSESCYKLGAYYATGKGGLTQDLKAAYNCFLKSCEKGGKKSINACHNVGLLAHDGQVNDDKPDPVLARDYYSKACDGSFAPSCFNLSAIYLQGAPGIPKDMNLALKYSLKACDMGHVWACANASRMYRLGDGIDKNDAKAEALKNRARDLHKEQQEASRALTFGE, encoded by the exons ATGGCCGGGCTGGTCAACctggaggacgaggaggaggtGAAGGGCTACCTGGAGAACCTGGGCATCGAGTACAGCTACCAGTGCTACAAGGAGGGCGATCCGGACG GTTGCCATCGATTGGCTGATTATTTGGAGGGGGTGAAGAAGGACTTTGAAGCAGCTGCCAAGGTGCTAAAAGAAAACTGTGAAAAGAATCAGAACAGTGAGAGTTGCTATAAACTTGGAGCTTATTATGCAACTGGGAAAG gtggaCTCACCCAAGATTTGAAAGCTGCCTACAACTGTTTTCTGAAGTCTTGCGAAAAAGGTGGGAAGAAATCAATAAATGCTTGCCACAACGTTGGACTTTTAGCACACGATGGGCAAGTAAATGACGACAAACCTGACCCAGTCCTTGCCAGGGACTACTACAGTAAAGCATGTGATGGCAGTTTTGCTCCTAGTTGCTTCAATCTTAGTGCGATATACCTTCAAGGAGCACCTGGGATACCAAAGGACATGAACCTAGCTTTGAAGTACTCTTTGAAAGCATGTGACATGGGTCATGTGTGGGCATGTGCCAATGCCAGTCGAATGTACAGACTAGGAGATGGAATTGATAAGAATGATGCCAAGGCAGAGGCTCTAAAAAACAGGGCAAGAGACCTACATAAAGAACAGCAGGAAGCTTCTAGAGCCTTAACATTTGGGGAGTAA